The DNA window GACGCCTGGGCGTCCTCGACGCCAGCGAATGCCCTCCTACGTTCGGAAGCTCGCCCACACAGGTCCAGTCCCGCATCGCGGGCGGACGTCGGGCGATGACTCAGGCCGTGGAAGGCGCCGAGGACGACGCCCAGGCGGGCGCCGCGGACGTGCGTGCATTCGCCGCGGGGCCCCACGATGTGGTGTGCGGCATCTCCGCGAGTGCCTCCACGCCCTATGTCCGAGGCGCCCTGGCCGAAGCCCACCGGCGTGGAGCACACACGGTGCTGGTGTGCTGCAACCGCCCCCGGACCCGCGCGGACGTGGACACGTTGGTGCTGGCGCGCACGGGGCCGGAGCTGGTTGCGGGCTCCACTCGGCTGAAGGCGGGCACGGCCACCAAGCTGATCCTCAACGCCATCACCACCGCGGCCTTCATCTCGCTCGGCAAGGTGTATCGCGGGCGCATGGTGGACGTGCGGCCCGTCAACGCGAAGCTGCGGGCCCGCGCCGCTCGCATGGTGGCCGAGTTGACGAACCTCTCCCTCCCCGAGGCAACCCGGCTGCTGGAGGCGGCGGGGGGCGAGGTGAAGGTGGCGGTGGCCATGCACTTCACGGGGCTCACCGCCCGCGCCGCTCGCAAACGTCTTCGGGATGACGGCCTGCGCGAGCTCGCCGAGCCCAGACGTAAGCGCGCGCACGCACGCGGCCCCACTTGAGGCTCCACCCCGGGGCCGAGCGTGGGAGGGCGTTCATAGATTGGGGGCATGCGGCTCCCATTTCCCGTCTCGGATTCTCAACGGCCACGCGTGTGCGTGGGACTCCTGTCCGGAACCAGCGCGGACGCGGTCGAAGCCGCGCTGTGTGAAATCACCGGCACGGGCGGCGGGGCCCGGCTGCGGCTGCTTTCCCACGTCTCCCTTCCCTTCCCGCCAGACCTCGTCACCCGCATCCTGGGCTCCCAGGACGCGCGCTCGCTGAGCCAGCTCGACTTCGAGCTCGGTGAGTACTTCGCGCGCGCCGCGCTCCAGGCCATCGAGCAGGCCGGGCTCTCGCCCTCGGACGTGAGCGCCATCGGCTCGCATGGGCAGACCATGGCCCATCACCCGCCAGGCGCGGCGGACATCCCCTCCACGCTCCAGATTGGCGAGCCCGCCATCATCGCCGAGCGCACGGGCCTGCCCGTCATCAGCGACTTCCGCACCCGGGATGTCGCGGCCGGAGGCCATGGCGCGCCCCTGGTGCCCTACTTCGACTGGGTGGCGTTCCGGAGTCCGGAGGCCCCTCGGGCGCTCCTGAACATCGGCGGCATCTCCAACGTGTCCATCATCGGCGCCCGGCTGGAGGACACCCTCGCCTTCGACACCGGGCCTGGAAACATGGTGCTGGATGGACTGGCGCGTCGCGTCAGCCAGGGGCGGCTGCCGTGCGACGTGGATGGGACGCTGTCGCGACAGGGCAAGGTGATTCCGGAGCTGCTGACGGAGCTGCTCGCGGACGCGTTCCTCTCCCGGCCTCCGCCCAAGAGCACGGGGCGCGAGCGCTATGGCGACACCCTGGTGGAGCGGCTGTGGACGCGCTACCCGGACCGGCCTCACGACGTGATGGCCACCGCGCTGGAGCTCACCGTGGAGAGCATCGCCCGGGCATACGAAACGTGGGGGGCGCCTCGCGCGCCGAGTCTCGAAGCCATGTATGTTTCCGGCGGTGGCACACGCAATCCTCGGCTGATGGAGCGGCTCGAGGCTCGCCTTGCCCCCCTTCCCCTCCGGCGGCTTGATACGCTGGGTTTTCCGGAAGGCGCGAAAGAAGCGGCGTTGTTCGCCTTGCTCGCGGCCGAATACCTCGTGGGGACTCCGGCGAATGTCCCGTCCGCAACTGGCGCGAAGCGTCGAGTCGTTCTAGGAAAGCTGACACCGTGAGCAGCGTGAATCTGATGGCCCGCGAGGTGGCCGCCAAAATCGTCTTCTACGGACCAGGACTGTCCGGGAAGACGACCTCCCTGCGGAAGATCTACGAGACCGTCCGCCCGGCCCACCGGGGCGAGATGATGTCCATCGCCACCGAAGGCGACCGGACGCTCTTCTTCGACTTCCTTCCCGTGAAGGTGGAGCGAGTGGGCGACTGCTCGGTGCGGCTCGCGCTGTACACCGTGCCGGGCCAGGTCTTCTACAACGCGACCCGGAAGCTGGTGCTCCAGGGCGCCGACGGCGTCGTCTTCGTGGCGGACTCGCAGCCGGAGGCGATGGACGCCAACCGCGAGTCGCTGGCGAACCTGGAGGAGAACCTCTTCGAGCACGGCATCCGCCTGGACCGCTTCCCGCTGGTGATGCAGTGGAACAAGCGGGACCTGGACAACGTGCTGCCCGTGGAGCAGCTCCGCCAGGAGCTCAACCCGCGCGGCGTGCCGGAGTTCGAGACCGCGGCCACCAACGGGCAAGGCGTGCTCGACACGCTCAAGGCCATCACCCGGCTGGTCATCAAGGACCTGCGCGCCAAGCGCATCGTCCCGCCGCCGCGTCCCGTGGCGCCCGTGGGGAGCCCCAAGCCCGCGGGCCTGGAAGCGCAGCTCACCCAGCACCTGCAACACCGCCAGCCTCCGTCCGTCTCCGTCCCCACCGGACACGGTCCCGCCGTGGCGATGATGCCCGCGCCCACGCCCGTGCCGCATCGCGCGTCGGGCTCCTTCCCCGCCATCGCGCCTCCGCCGCGCGTGGAGCCCGTGGTCGCGCCCGCGCCGGTGCCTCCCCCCGCGGCCGTCACGCAGGCGGGGCCCAAGTTGCTGGGCGCGGCGAGTGCGCTCGCTCCGGGCGACCTGTTCGACCACGCGCGCGCCGCCGAGGCCGCGTTCATCGCGGGCAACTACTCCACCTGCGTCACCGCGTGCGCGGATGCCATCCGGCGCGCGCTCGCCTACGCGGGTGAGGGCACGCTGGCGCAGCAGGCCTTCCTTCTGCGCGTGGACGGCGCGGACCTCTTGCGCGTCCAGGGACTGGGCAACCAGACCCACCTGCGCGTCGACGACGCGGCCTTCGCCCTCTACGTGTTGATGCAGACCTTCGTCCGCCTCAACGCGGTGGGCCTGCCCGCCTCCGAGTAGCGCTTCCCCGTGCAGCGAGCCTCCACACGCATGGAGGCTCGCCGCGGAGGGCGGAACGTCACCGGGGCGCGGTGAGCTGCAACAGGCCCATGCGCAGGAGCTTCGCCAACGTCTTGAGCGTCTCCAGCTCCCGCGCGGGGCTCGCCAGGACGATGGTGGACACATCCCACGTGCCACTCACCAGGCCGGCGATCTGCCGCTCCTCGGGCTTGAGCAGCGACATGCCCTGGGGGTCATGCACCACCATGGGAATCAACAGCGGCGGCATCTCCGAGTAGAGCGCGGCCACGTGCTCGCGCTGCACCAACCGGGCGAACTCGCGCACGCGCCGGTCCGCCGGGTCGCTCGCGAGCAGCGACGCGCAGACGATGCCCGCCGCGTCGTACTGGCCCTCGCGCATCAGCACCGCGCCCTTCTCCAACATCTCCGCGACGGGGTCCGCCTCCACCTGCGGCGCGCCATCCACCTCCACCAGCTTCGCCCGGAGCAGCTCATACACCCGCCGCGTCACCGACGAGCGCGACACGCCCATCGACAGCCGCAAGCGCCCCAGGTTGTGGGGCTTCGTGCACAGCCCCAGGATGATTCGATGCATCAGCGGCTGGCTGGGGCTGGGCGGCGTCAACGCGCGCACGCTCAACGCGTCGATGGGCAGCGCCTTGTCCACGTCCGGCTGCTCATCCACCCAGCGCAAGGACTCGAACAGGAGCTCGCGGATGCTCATGTCCGACGGCACCCAGTCCTCGCCCGAGCGGTCCGCGTCCTCCGTCCAATGGAACGTGCCTCGCCCCGCGATGGTCAGGTCCGTCATGGCCGCGAACAGCTCCTCTCGGCCCAGGTCGCGAATCCATCGCGCCTGGAGACCATGCACGTCGAAGGCGGCATCGACGTCCGGCGTCCGGGACAGCTCGTCGAAGGCCGCCAGCACCTTCGCGCCAGAGGCCAGCTTCGCCAGCGCCAGGAGCCGGGCAACGCGGCCTCGCAGGCCCTCGGAGGCCGTGGCCCCTACCTGTCCGGAGAGGAGGAAGAGCTTCCGCTCACCCGCCTCCCAGGAGAGTTGGAGCGTCCCCGTCTTGCGGGAGCTGTCCAGCCATTGAAGAAACTCAGGGAGCGGATAACTGAAGAGGTCGCCGTGGAGGGCCATGCGGGTTGTTTCGAGGATACAGTCCATGGCCGTGCGCGTCGCGGTCCTGTTCATCGACGGTGTCGGCATTGGCCGGAAGGACCCGGCCATCAATCCACTGGCGCACCGTGAACACCTGCTTTCCTGTTTCCAGGACGCCCCGGGCCCGCTCCTGCCAGCGGACGGCCGGTGTCTCGTCGTGGACCCGACCTTCGGCGTGGCGGGGAGACCCCAGTCCGCCTCCAATCAGACGGCCATCCTCACGGGGGAGCCCGCCCCGGTCCTCCTGGGCCAGCACGTGCTGGGCTACCCCAACGCCGCCCTGCGCGGCCTGCTCGCGCAGCGCTCCATCGTCAAGCGGCTGGGGGACGCGGGCCGCATCGCGACCTTCGCCAACGCCTACCCCGCCCCGTACCTGGACGCGCTGGCCATCCCCCGGCGCCCCACCTCGTCCCCTCCGGAGTTCACCCCGACCCCCTCGGCCGTGCGCCGCATGAAGCCCTCCGCCGCCAAGCTGGCCTTCGCCGCTGGCAACGTCCCCCTGCGCACGCTGGAGGACGCCCGGGCCGGAGACGGCCTCACCCCCGACATCACCGGCGCCAACGCCCGCGCGTACGGCCTGCCCGCCCCCGAGCGCACCCCCGCCGACGCCGCCGAGGTCTTCTGGCGCATCTCCTCCGGCGCGGACTTCACCTTCTTCGAGCACTACCTGGCCGACGAGGCCGGCCACGCCCAGGACTTCGCGGCCGCACACGCCGCGCTGGACACCTTCGACGCCTTCCTCCGCGCGGTGGTGGCCACGCGCCCCGCGGACACGCGGGTGCTGGTGTGCAGCGACCACGGCAACGTCGAGGACCTGTCCACACGCGGACACACCCTCCACCCGGTCCCCGTGCTCTACTTCGGACCACCCGCGCCGGACCTGGAGTCGTTCTCCACCGTCGCCGACGTGGGCCGCGCGGTGTTGCGTTGGCTGGGAGTGGAGTGAGGCTCGTGACGAGGCGTTGGATGCAAGAACACAGGCGCTTCGGTCCAGCCCTGCTCCTGGCCACGCTGGTGCTCGTCGCGGGCTGCGCTGCCCCACGGCGCTCCACCGTCGACCTCACGCCCATCCCCGCCGCGGCGTCCATGGACCCGGCGAAGACCCGTGACACGTCGACCGCCAGCGGCGCGCGCATCACCGTCGAGTTCCAGGACCGGGATGCCGCGGCCGCCTCGCAGGTCCACCTCGCCGTCGAGCGCGCCCTGCCGCGCCTGGCCCGCTGGGGCACCTTCGACGACTCCGTCACCATCATCCTCCACCCCAACCACGCCTCGCTGGAGCGCGCCGCCAACCGGCCCGACCACGACTTCCTCCGCGCCTGGGCCCGCTACGAGCAGATTGAACTGCAGAGCCCCCGCACCTGGACACTCATGGGTGCGAGCCAGGAGCAGGTGGACGAGCTGCTGCTGCACGAGCTCACCCACAGCCTGATGTACCAGGTGGCCTCGGACCGGCTGGGCTGGACACGCAAGCGCATCCCCATCTGGTTCCGCGAGGGCATGGCCTCGTACACCGCCGAGCAAGGCTACCGCGTCTCCTCCCTCGAGGACCTCGCCCGCTTCTGGAGTGCCAGGCCCTCGGCGGATCCCCTGACGCAGGCCGACGCCCTCTACCAGCGCGACAGCGACATCGTGTACGGCGCCGCCCACCACGCCTTCACCTTCCTGGTCCGCCGCTACGGAGAGCCCATCGTCCGAGGCGTCCTCCAAGGCATGAGCAAAGGACCGGACTTCAGCGAGGCCTTCACCCAGTCCGTCGGCATCCCCCCGGAGACCTTCCTCCGGGACTTCCGCCGCTACGTCCAATGGCGCGGCTTCAAGAGCGGGCGGACCTTCAGGCGCGTCGAACCTCCTACCCCCACCCTGTAGCCCCCCCACCCCCTACCTCCGGCCGCCTCCGCCACCCCCTGTTGCCCGGTTGCACTTTTCAGAACTGGACACTGGATACCGATAACAGACCGGTGGCAGAATTCCCGCCGCGCTGAAATCCACGCAGCGGGTGAGGTTGACCCGTACGGGGACGGACGGGAGGGGGTATCGATGGCCGAGCAGCCGCGGAACAGCCGGGAGCTGTCCGCCGAGGCAACGGACTCACGGACATTGTTGGAGCGACTCCAGCAATCGGCCGAGGTCCTGGAGCAACTCAGCATGACGCGGGCTCCGGGACTGCCGGAGGCCGCTCACGTGGCGCTGCGGCGGGAAGCCGCGGCGTTGCGGGAGCTGCGCGGAGACCTGGGGCTGTTGCTCACGAGCTGGTCGCTGCTCACCGACACCTCCCAGAAGCTGCTGAACCTTCCGACGGATGAGCTCCAGACGGGCGTCCATGGGGCGCTGGAAGTCCTCGCGCGGCACATCGACGCGCAGCGCGGCTACGTCAACCTGCTCTCCGACGACGGCGAGCACCTGGCGGAGAGCTACGAGTGGTGCTCGCAGGCCGTGCGCCCCCATGGACTGGCGGACCACCGGGGGCGGAGTGTCTCCGCGTTCCGCTGGACGCTGAGCGAGCTGCGCGCGGGCCGGGTGGTGGCGGTGACCAACACGGCGCGCCTCCCCGCCGAGGCCAGCGACGAGCAGCGCATCTGCGCCCAGCTCGGCGTCCGCGCCTACGTCAACGTGCCGCTGCTGCTGGCCGGAAGGTTGATCGGCTGGATGGGCTTCGACGCGGTGGATTCGCCGCGCGAGTGGAAGCTCGAGGAGCGCCACTTGATGCGCCTGACGGGCCACATGCTCGTCACGGCGGTGGAGCGCAGACGCCGGGAGGTGATGCTGCTCCAGGAGAAGGAGCGCGAGCAGCGCGAACAATCCCTGGGCATCCTCGCCGCGGGCCTGGCGCATGAAATCAACAACCCGCTGGCGTACACGGCGGGCAACCTGGAGTACCTGCGTGAGCGGCTGCCGGGCCCCTGCGCGCAATCCGACGACGAGTGCCGCCAGGTCCTCGACGAAGCGCTGGAGGGCACCCTCCGCATCCAGCGAATCGTCGCGGACCTCAAGTCGCTCTCGGCCGCCACCGCGGAGCCCGTGGAGCCCGTGGACCTGCGAGCCGTCGCGGAGAGCACGCTGCGGATGGCGGCCAATCAGCTCCGGCACCGCGCGCAGATCATCCGAGACTACCCGGTGGACGTGCCCCGGGTTCGCGGCACGACGACGAAGCTGGGCCAGGTGCTGCTCAACCTCCTGCTCAACGCGGCCCACGCCATCCCCGAGGGCCGCGTCTCCGAGAACCGTGTCATCGTCGGACTGCGCGCAGCGGCGGATGAGGTGTCGCTGTCCATCTCCGACACGGGGTGCGGCATCGCTCCCGAGGTCATGCCGCGCATCTTCGACCCGCTGTTCACCACGCGCCGCTCGGGCGACGGCATGGGCATGGGCCTGGCCATCTGCCGCGACATCATCACCGCGCTGGGCGGGCGGATTGACGTGCGGAGCGAGCAAGGGCGCGGCACCGTCGTCGAGGTGTTCCTGCCACGCGCGGACCCCCTCGCCCCCGTCGCGCAAAGAGTGGCCACTCCGGAGCCCTCCGTGGGCCGTCGGGTGCTCGTGGTCGACGATGAGCCTCGGGTGCTGGACCTGATGAAGCGGCTGCTGCGCGGCCACGAGCTCGTCACCGTCGCCAACGGCCGCGAGGCCCTGGAGTACCTCAGCAAGGACAAGTCCTTCGACGTCATCCTGTGCGACCTGATGATGCCGGAGCTGACGGGCATGGACGTGTACCACGCCGTCTGGAAGACCTGGCCGGGCCTGCACGAGCGCATCGTCTTCATCAGCGGCGGCGCCTTCACGCCCGAGACGAAGCGCTTCCTTCAGGACGTGCGCAATCCAGTGTTGGCCAAGCCCTTCGACGCCCAGAACCTGCGCGACGTGGTGATGGCCGCGGGGGCCTCGCGCCTCGACTGAGCACGGCGCGAGGATGCGCGCCCAGGCTCAGGGAGGAGACGGCTCCGCGACCAGCTCCACGCGGCGGCTGCGTGCGAAGCATCCGGGCGTTCCGTCGTCGCATGGAGGCAACTCGGCGCCTCGGGTCTCCAGGTAGAGGCGCGAGCCCTCGATGCCCATCGACTGGAGCATCGCGGCCACGGACTGCGCACGGCCCAGCCCCAGCGACGTGTTCACGGACTCGGGCCCCATCACGTCGGCATGCCCCTGGAGCCGGACGCGCAGGTGAGGACGCCGCTGGAGGCACTCCGCCGCGCGCAGCAACGCCTGCTCTCCCTCTCCGGAGATTCGAGTGTCGAAGAAGTCGAAGAAGACGGGCGCGAGCACACACGTGACGGGCAGCTCATCGGAGGTGAAGGCCGTGGCCGCGGGAGGTCGCGCGGAGCGGCGACGGGCCTCGGCGAGCACTTCGTCGACCACACGGGCCGCGACGTCCTCCGGGAGCGGGGCGTTCATCGCGGGCCCGTATTCGATGCCCACCACGGCTTCGTGCGGCTGCCCCATCACCAGGAACGACGGACGCTGCTGCCACTGCACCGTGATGCCGTCCTTCGCATAGGCCGTCGAGGTGATGCGCACCGAATCCCCCGGCCGTGCGTCGAGCGTGACGCGCGCTCGCATCACGAAGCGATAGCCCTCCACGTACGAGAAGACCGACGAGCGGCCCACATAGATGGCGGACACATCGAGCCAGCGCAGGCCCAGCGGCAGCGCGTACCTCGCACCGCTCGAGGCTTCACCCGGCGCCACGGAGGGCAGCGCACGTCCATCCAGCAGGTACTCGACGGAGACGAGCTCCCAGTGACTCCCCGGGCCGAGACGGTCCTCATGCACCATCTCAAGCGAGGCTTCGCCCGTCGCCCCCGGCTCCGCGTGCACCGTGGCGCCACCGAGCAGGACCCACAGCAGTCCGCACACCAAGAGCACCATGCGAGACCACGCGAAGCGGCTCCACGCCTGTCGCCCCATCCGGAGCGCTTCAGGCCGCGGTCGCATCACGACGCCTCGTTCATTCAGGGATTCCACTCGCCCCCCAGCGGACTTCACAGGGGGCGATTCTGCAACGGCCCACTCCGCCGCGCTACTCGCCTGACACGTCACCCAGCCAACAGGACTTCGCGTCCAGCACACCCTTCGAGCAGAAAGCATCCACTCGATTCCGACGCGGTGGGTTCCGCGTCGGAACGGGTCATTCCTCACCACACGCTACGGCTTCTCGCGAGGCGCCGGGGCCTGCGAGGCCGCGGGGCTGGACAGAATCGGCGGACGGTCCTTGCCCTCCACCGCGCGCTGGAGCTCGATCTCCTGGATCAACGCCGCGGGCGCCACCGTGGACACCGGCACGTTTCCACTCTCCGCGCCGCAGAAGCCATTGAAGACGCCCAGCTTCTGCCCCGTGGCCATGAGGCGGTTCACCGCCGACAGCGGCGTGCCGACAATCTCCACGCCGCGCACCAGCGTCTCCTTCCCCGTCTTCACATCCACCCGGTACACCATGCGCGGCACGCCCTTGAAGGCCTGGTAGCCATAGCTGGACGTGTTCGTGTTGCCTCCGGTGATGTCGCGGATGATGAGGCCATAGGGCTTGTCCTGCCGCTTCGCCTCCTCGATGAGCATCTGCTTCAGCTTCGCGTCGCTCACCTGCTTCGTGCTCTCCACCACCAGGTTCGCCATGCGCGCCACCGGCTTCAGCGTGCCCTGGCTGCGACCATGTCCGTTGGACTGGAGGAACCCATCCACGGGGCGGCGCCCCAGCAGGTAGTTGCGCAGCAGGCCCTTCTCCACCAGCGTCACGCGCTGCCCCTTCACGCCCTCCTCGTCATAGAGGTAGTACCCGTTGAGAGGCTCACCGCCCATCGTGCGCAGCGACGGGTCGTCGTGCAGGGACAGGAACGTCGGCAGCACCAGCTTCCCCACCTGGCCCTTGAAGGTCTTCCCCTCGTTGTCCCCGTCCTGCCGGTCACCCTCCAACCGGTGCCCCAGCGTCTCGTGGAACAACACCCCCGCCGCCTCCGGCGCCAGGATGGCCGGACCCGTGTACGGGTCGATGGCCGGCGCCTGCCGCAGCGCCAGCAGCTCCTCGATGACCTTCTCGGCCGACTCGCGCACGCGCGTGTCATCCGGAAGCCCCGCCTCCGTGGGCGCGTAGAAGTCCCGCGAGTTGTCCAACAACTGCCCATCCGGAGCACGCGTCACCGCCGAGACGTGGAGCCCATACAGCGTCTCCTCCGTCACCAGCCGCGAGCCCTCCGTCGACACGAACAGCCGCGTCACCTTGTCCGAGGTGACTCGCACCTCGGAGTCGAACAACTCTGGATGCGCGTTGAACCGCGCGGACACCTCGCGCGCCAGCTTCACCCAGCGCTCACGCTGGAAGGGCCGCTCCACCGGCGGCTGCACGTGGGTGCTCGGCTTCTCCTTCGTGAAGGACGCCGGACGCTTCGGGTCCTCCACCGAGTAGACGTCCTCGCCCTTCTTCTTCAGGTATTGGAAGAGGGCCGACTTGTACTTCTCGTCGGTGATGAGCCACAGCGCCGTGCGCAGCGCCAGCGGCGAGTCATCCAGCGGCCCTTCCTTGCGCGACGTGTAGCTGGTGCCCTTGGTGGAGAACGAGAAGTCCAAGCCCTCCGCGACCGAGCTGTCGAAGGAATAGTCCCCCACCCGCACGTCGACGTAGAGGCGGCGCTCGCGGTAGCCGTCGTCCATGAAGACGGCGCCATAGCGCGCGGCCACGACGTCCTGCGTGTAGTCCTTGAGCTGATAGCTCATGAAGTACGGCGGCTCGTGGCTCTGGAGCTTGAGCTGTTGATGATTGCGCGTCAGCTCGCTCGCCATGGCATCGAGCAGCGTCAGGCGTGAGTCCTGCGCGGGCGTCGCCGCCATCAACACGGCCGAGGCCGCCAGCAGGGGGAGGACGGGTTGGATGAGGGATGGCACGTCCCCCACCATACCCGAGCCACCCCATAAGACGAGCGGGTCCGCCGACTCCAGGTGCCCCTCCCGACACCTGGAGTCGAGGACCCCTGCCCGGAGGGTCGACATCCGGGCCCCTGCTCGCCGTCAGGCCTTCATCACCTTCTCACTGCCCTGCGTGACACCCTTCGTCGCGTTGCGCGTATCAATCACACACGAGGACCGCGCCACCACCGTGGCGTAGTCGATGCCGCTGTGGTCCGTGAGGATGAGCACCGCGTCATAGTCCCCGAGCGTGTCCGGATTGAGCGGCACGGACTTCAGCTCCATGTTGAAGCCGTGGCCCTTGTGCAGCTCCGCCACGTACGGGTCGTGGTACGCAATCTCCGCGCCCTTCTCCGCCAGCAGCGTCATGATGCGCAGCGACGGACTCTCGCGCATGTCGTCGATGTCCTTCTTGTACGCGGCGCCCAGGCACAACACGCGCGAGCCATTGAGCGTCTTGCGGCTCTTGTTGAGCGCCTCCATCGTCCGCTGCACGACGTAGTACGGCATCTGCCAGTTCACCTCGCCGGCCAGCTCGATGAACTTGGTGTGGAACTCGTACTCGCGTGCCTTCCACGTCAGGTAGAACGGGTCGATGGGGATGCAGTGCCCGCCCAGGCCCGGACCTGGATAGAAGGGCTGGAAGCCGAAGGGCTTCGTGCTGGCCGCCTGGATGACTTCCCACACGTCCACGTTCATCCGGTCGCAGAGCATCTTCATCTCGTTGACCATCGCGATGTTGACGCAGCGGTAGATGTTCTCCAGCAGCTTGGCCAGCTCCGCCACGCGCGTGGACGAGACGGGGACGACTTCCTTCAGCGCGCTGCCATACAGCGCCGCGGCCACCTCCGCGCACGCGGGCGAGAAGCCGCCCACGATTTTCGGAATCGTCTTCGTGTTGAAGTTCTTGTTGCCCGGGTCCTCACGCTCGGGGCTGAAGGCCAGGTGGAAGTCCACGCCCGCCTTCAGGCCCGTCTTCTCCAGCAGCGGCTTGAGCA is part of the Myxococcus landrumus genome and encodes:
- a CDS encoding N-acetylmuramic acid 6-phosphate etherase produces the protein MGSSRAASTKLPPTERLHPRADDLDLCSIGSVVRRLHDEDVVAVQAVRPALRAVAEAATAVANALRAGGRLLYVGAGTSGRLGVLDASECPPTFGSSPTQVQSRIAGGRRAMTQAVEGAEDDAQAGAADVRAFAAGPHDVVCGISASASTPYVRGALAEAHRRGAHTVLVCCNRPRTRADVDTLVLARTGPELVAGSTRLKAGTATKLILNAITTAAFISLGKVYRGRMVDVRPVNAKLRARAARMVAELTNLSLPEATRLLEAAGGEVKVAVAMHFTGLTARAARKRLRDDGLRELAEPRRKRAHARGPT
- a CDS encoding TldD/PmbA family protein; the encoded protein is MVGDVPSLIQPVLPLLAASAVLMAATPAQDSRLTLLDAMASELTRNHQQLKLQSHEPPYFMSYQLKDYTQDVVAARYGAVFMDDGYRERRLYVDVRVGDYSFDSSVAEGLDFSFSTKGTSYTSRKEGPLDDSPLALRTALWLITDEKYKSALFQYLKKKGEDVYSVEDPKRPASFTKEKPSTHVQPPVERPFQRERWVKLAREVSARFNAHPELFDSEVRVTSDKVTRLFVSTEGSRLVTEETLYGLHVSAVTRAPDGQLLDNSRDFYAPTEAGLPDDTRVRESAEKVIEELLALRQAPAIDPYTGPAILAPEAAGVLFHETLGHRLEGDRQDGDNEGKTFKGQVGKLVLPTFLSLHDDPSLRTMGGEPLNGYYLYDEEGVKGQRVTLVEKGLLRNYLLGRRPVDGFLQSNGHGRSQGTLKPVARMANLVVESTKQVSDAKLKQMLIEEAKRQDKPYGLIIRDITGGNTNTSSYGYQAFKGVPRMVYRVDVKTGKETLVRGVEIVGTPLSAVNRLMATGQKLGVFNGFCGAESGNVPVSTVAPAALIQEIELQRAVEGKDRPPILSSPAASQAPAPREKP
- a CDS encoding anhydro-N-acetylmuramic acid kinase — encoded protein: MGLLSGTSADAVEAALCEITGTGGGARLRLLSHVSLPFPPDLVTRILGSQDARSLSQLDFELGEYFARAALQAIEQAGLSPSDVSAIGSHGQTMAHHPPGAADIPSTLQIGEPAIIAERTGLPVISDFRTRDVAAGGHGAPLVPYFDWVAFRSPEAPRALLNIGGISNVSIIGARLEDTLAFDTGPGNMVLDGLARRVSQGRLPCDVDGTLSRQGKVIPELLTELLADAFLSRPPPKSTGRERYGDTLVERLWTRYPDRPHDVMATALELTVESIARAYETWGAPRAPSLEAMYVSGGGTRNPRLMERLEARLAPLPLRRLDTLGFPEGAKEAALFALLAAEYLVGTPANVPSATGAKRRVVLGKLTP
- a CDS encoding OmpA family protein; its protein translation is MRPRPEALRMGRQAWSRFAWSRMVLLVCGLLWVLLGGATVHAEPGATGEASLEMVHEDRLGPGSHWELVSVEYLLDGRALPSVAPGEASSGARYALPLGLRWLDVSAIYVGRSSVFSYVEGYRFVMRARVTLDARPGDSVRITSTAYAKDGITVQWQQRPSFLVMGQPHEAVVGIEYGPAMNAPLPEDVAARVVDEVLAEARRRSARPPAATAFTSDELPVTCVLAPVFFDFFDTRISGEGEQALLRAAECLQRRPHLRVRLQGHADVMGPESVNTSLGLGRAQSVAAMLQSMGIEGSRLYLETRGAELPPCDDGTPGCFARSRRVELVAEPSPP
- a CDS encoding DUF4388 domain-containing protein — its product is MALHGDLFSYPLPEFLQWLDSSRKTGTLQLSWEAGERKLFLLSGQVGATASEGLRGRVARLLALAKLASGAKVLAAFDELSRTPDVDAAFDVHGLQARWIRDLGREELFAAMTDLTIAGRGTFHWTEDADRSGEDWVPSDMSIRELLFESLRWVDEQPDVDKALPIDALSVRALTPPSPSQPLMHRIILGLCTKPHNLGRLRLSMGVSRSSVTRRVYELLRAKLVEVDGAPQVEADPVAEMLEKGAVLMREGQYDAAGIVCASLLASDPADRRVREFARLVQREHVAALYSEMPPLLIPMVVHDPQGMSLLKPEERQIAGLVSGTWDVSTIVLASPARELETLKTLAKLLRMGLLQLTAPR
- a CDS encoding metalloenzyme, encoding MRVAVLFIDGVGIGRKDPAINPLAHREHLLSCFQDAPGPLLPADGRCLVVDPTFGVAGRPQSASNQTAILTGEPAPVLLGQHVLGYPNAALRGLLAQRSIVKRLGDAGRIATFANAYPAPYLDALAIPRRPTSSPPEFTPTPSAVRRMKPSAAKLAFAAGNVPLRTLEDARAGDGLTPDITGANARAYGLPAPERTPADAAEVFWRISSGADFTFFEHYLADEAGHAQDFAAAHAALDTFDAFLRAVVATRPADTRVLVCSDHGNVEDLSTRGHTLHPVPVLYFGPPAPDLESFSTVADVGRAVLRWLGVE
- a CDS encoding GTP-binding protein, whose product is MSSVNLMAREVAAKIVFYGPGLSGKTTSLRKIYETVRPAHRGEMMSIATEGDRTLFFDFLPVKVERVGDCSVRLALYTVPGQVFYNATRKLVLQGADGVVFVADSQPEAMDANRESLANLEENLFEHGIRLDRFPLVMQWNKRDLDNVLPVEQLRQELNPRGVPEFETAATNGQGVLDTLKAITRLVIKDLRAKRIVPPPRPVAPVGSPKPAGLEAQLTQHLQHRQPPSVSVPTGHGPAVAMMPAPTPVPHRASGSFPAIAPPPRVEPVVAPAPVPPPAAVTQAGPKLLGAASALAPGDLFDHARAAEAAFIAGNYSTCVTACADAIRRALAYAGEGTLAQQAFLLRVDGADLLRVQGLGNQTHLRVDDAAFALYVLMQTFVRLNAVGLPASE
- a CDS encoding hybrid sensor histidine kinase/response regulator; protein product: MAEQPRNSRELSAEATDSRTLLERLQQSAEVLEQLSMTRAPGLPEAAHVALRREAAALRELRGDLGLLLTSWSLLTDTSQKLLNLPTDELQTGVHGALEVLARHIDAQRGYVNLLSDDGEHLAESYEWCSQAVRPHGLADHRGRSVSAFRWTLSELRAGRVVAVTNTARLPAEASDEQRICAQLGVRAYVNVPLLLAGRLIGWMGFDAVDSPREWKLEERHLMRLTGHMLVTAVERRRREVMLLQEKEREQREQSLGILAAGLAHEINNPLAYTAGNLEYLRERLPGPCAQSDDECRQVLDEALEGTLRIQRIVADLKSLSAATAEPVEPVDLRAVAESTLRMAANQLRHRAQIIRDYPVDVPRVRGTTTKLGQVLLNLLLNAAHAIPEGRVSENRVIVGLRAAADEVSLSISDTGCGIAPEVMPRIFDPLFTTRRSGDGMGMGLAICRDIITALGGRIDVRSEQGRGTVVEVFLPRADPLAPVAQRVATPEPSVGRRVLVVDDEPRVLDLMKRLLRGHELVTVANGREALEYLSKDKSFDVILCDLMMPELTGMDVYHAVWKTWPGLHERIVFISGGAFTPETKRFLQDVRNPVLAKPFDAQNLRDVVMAAGASRLD